Proteins encoded within one genomic window of Brienomyrus brachyistius isolate T26 chromosome 22, BBRACH_0.4, whole genome shotgun sequence:
- the LOC125718484 gene encoding sarcoplasmic/endoplasmic reticulum calcium ATPase 1 isoform X1 → MENSHTKAPADCLGFFGVNETTGLTPDQFKKNLAKFGYNELPAEEGKSIWELVIEQFEDLLVRILLLAACISFVLAWFEEGEETVTAFVEPFVILLILIANAVVGVWQERNAESAIEALKEYEPEMGKVYRADRKSVQRIKAREIVPGDIVEVSVGDKVPADIRITSIRSTTLRVDQSILTGESVSVIKHTDPVPDPRAVNQDKKNMLFSGTNIAAGKAIGVAVATGVSTEIGKIRDQMAATEQEKTPLQQKLDEFGEQLSKVISLICVAVWMINIGHFNDPVHGGSWIRGAVYYFKIAVALAVAAIPEGLPAVITTCLALGTRRMAKKNAIVRSLPSVETLGCTSVICSDKTGTLTTNQMCVTKMFVIDKVEGDHVSLEEFNISGSKYTPEGEVTKAGARVNCSIYDGLVELATICALCNDSSLDFNEAKGIYEKVGEATETALCCLVEKMNVFCTDVRNLSKVERANACCAVIKQLMKKEFTLEFSRDRKSMSVYCSPAKSSKAPVGNKMFVKGAPEGVIERCAYVRVGTTRVPLTGPVKDKIMAVIKEWGTGRDTLRCLALATRDTPLKKEEMNLEDSTKFADYEMDLTFVGCVGMLDPPRKEVTGSIELCREAGIRVIMITGDNKGTAVAICRRIGIFGEDEDVTGRAFTGREFDDLSVMEQREAVRLACCFARVEPSHKSKIVEYLQGYDEITAMTGDGVNDAPALKKAEIGIAMGSGTAVAKSASEMVLADDNFSSIVAAVEEGRAIYNNMKQFIRYLISSNVGEVVCIFLTAALGLPEALIPVQLLWVNLVTDGLPATALGFNPPDLDIMGKPPRSPKEPLISGWLFFRYLAIGGYVGAATVGAAAWWFLYCDEGPMITYYQLSHFMQCSPENEDFNGIDCEVFESPEPMTMALSVLVTIEMCNALNSLSENQSLVRMPPWSNGWLLAAMTLSMSLHFMIIYVDPLPMVFKLTHLNVEQWMVVLKLSFPVILIDEVLKFVARNYLEETDKTLLQKK, encoded by the exons GAAAGAGCATTTGGGAGTTGGTGATCGAGCAGTTTGAAGATCTGCTGGTCAGGATTCTGCTTTTGGCTGCCTGCATCTCATTT GTGCTGGCCTGGTTCGAGGAAGGCGAAGAGACAGTCACCGCCTTCGTGGAGCCGTTTgtcatcctcctcatcctcatcgCAAATGCCGTGGTGGGAGTGTGGCAG GAGCGCAATGCAGAGAGTGCCATTGAAGCCCTGAAGGAGTACGAGCCTGAGATGGGCAAGGTGTACCGTGCCGACAGGAAGAGCGTGCAGAGGATCAAGGCCCGGGAGATCGTACCCGGGGACATCGTGGAGGTGTCCG TTGGTGACAAAGTCCCCGCTGATATCAGAATCACCTCCATCCGTTCCACCACCCTGCGTGTTGATCAGTCCATCCTCACTG GTGAGTCTGTAAGTGTGATCAAGCACACTGACCCTGTTCCTGACCCCAGAGCTGTCAACCAAGACAAAAAGAACATGCTTTTCTCT GGTACCAACATTGCTGCCGGCAAAGCCATCGGCGTCGCCGTGGCCACTGGCGTTTCCACTGAGATTGGCAAAATCCGAGACCAGATGGCTGCCACGGAGCAGGAGAAGACCCCCTTGCAGCAGAAGCTGGATGAGTTCGGCGAGCAGCTGTCCAAGGTCATCTCCCTCATCTGCGTTGCTGTGTGGATGATCAACATCGGCCACTTCAACGACCCGGTCCATGGTGGTTCCTGGATCCGTGGTGCCGTCTACTATTTCAAGATTGCCGTGGCGTTGGCTGTGGCTGCCATTCCTGAGG GTCTGCCTGCCGTCATCACCACCTGTTTGGCTTTGGGCACGCGTCGTATGGCCAAGAAGAATGCCATCGTGCGTAGCCTGCCCTCTGTGGAGACACTGGGCTGTACCTCTGTCATCTGCTCCGACAAGACGGGCACCCTCACCACCAACCAGATGTGTGTAACCAAG ATGTTCGTCATTGACAAGGTAGAGGGCGATCATGTCTCCCTGGAGGAGTTCAACATCTCTGGCTCCAAGTACACACCTGAGGGAGAAGT CACCAAGGCTGGTGCCAGGGTGAACTGTAGCATTTATGATGGACTGGTGGAGCTGGCTACAATCTGTGCACTATGTAATGACTCTTCTCTGGACTTCAACGAG GCCAAGGGCATCTATGAGAAGGTGGGCGAGGCTACAGaaactgccctgtgctgcctggtggAAAAGATGAATGTGTTTTGCACCGACGTGCGTAACCTGTCCAAGGTGGAGAGGGCCAATGCCTGCTGTGCA GTGATCAAGCAACTGATGAAGAAGGAATTCACCCTGGAGTTCTCTCGTGACAGGAAGTCTATGTCTGTCTACTGCTCCCCTGCCAAGTCTTCTAAGGCTCCCGTTGGCAACAAGATGTTTGTGAAG GGTGCCCCTGAGGGTGTGATTGAGAGGTGTGCATATGTCCGCGTGGGCACCACCCGCGTGCCCCTAACTGGCCCAGTGAAGGACAAGATCATGGCCGTCATCAAGGAATGGGGCACTGGGCGTGATACACTGCGCTGTCTGGCCCTAGCTACCCGCGACACCCCCCTCAAGAAGGAGGAGATGAACCTGGAAGACTCAACTAAGTTTGCTGACTATGAG ATGGACCTGACCTTTGTAGGTTGTGTGGGCATGTTAGACCCTCCTCGCAAAGAGGTTACTGGATCCATCGAGCTTTGTAGAGAAGCTGGCATCCGTGTCATCATGATCACCG GCGACAACAAGGGAACGGCCGTGGCTATTTGCCGCCGCATCGGCATCTTCGGCGAGGATGAGGATGTGACAGGCCGCGCTTTCACGGGCCGCGAGTTCGACGACTTGTCGGTGATGGAACAGCGTGAGGCCGTGCGTTTGGCCTGCTGCTTCGCCCGTGTGGAGCCGTCTCACAAGAGCAAGATCGTGGAGTACCTGCAGGGCTACGATGAGATCACGGCCATG ACGGGTGATGGTGTGAATGATGCCCCGGCACTGAAAAAGGCCGAGATTGGCATCGCCATGGGCTCTGGCACGGCCGTTGCCAAGTCCGCATCGGAGATGGTCCTGGCTGACGACAACTTCTCCTCCATCGTGGCTGCCGTTGAGGAAGGCCGTGCCATCTACAACAACATGAAGCAGTTCATCCGTTATCTCATCTCTTCCAACGTGGGAGAGGTTGTTTG CATCTTCCTGACAGCGGCTCTGGGTCTGCCTGAGGCTCTGATCCCCGTGCAGCTGCTGTGGGTGAACCTGGTGACGGATGGCCTTCCCGCCACTGCCCTGGGCTTCAACCCCCCTGACCTGGACATCATGGGCAAGCCCCCACGCTCCCCCAAGGAGCCTCTCATCTCCGGCTGGCTCTTCTTCAGATACCTGGCCATTGGAG GGTATGTGGGTGCTGCCACCGTCGGTGCTGCCGCCTGGTGGTTCCTGTACTGCGATGAAGGTCCCATGATAACCTACTACCAGCTG TCCCACTTTATGCAGTGTTCCCCCGAGAACGAGGATTTCAACGGCATTGACTGTGAGGTGTTTGAATCACCTGAGCCCATGACCATGGCTTTGTCTGTGCTCGTCACCATCGAGATGTGCAACGCCCTAAACAG CTTGTCTGAGAACCAATCCCTGGTGCGTATGCCTCCATGGAGCAATGGCTGGCTGCTTGCTGCCATGACTCTCTCCATGTCCCTGCATTTCATGATCATCTACGTGGACCCCCTGCCC ATGGTCTTCAAGCTGACCCACCTGAACGTGGAACAATGGATGGTGGTACTAAAGTTGTCGTTCCCTGTCATCCTGATTGACGAGGTGCTGAAGTTCGTTGCCCGCAACTACCTGGAAG AGACAGACAAGACTCTACTGCAGAAGAAGTGA
- the LOC125718484 gene encoding sarcoplasmic/endoplasmic reticulum calcium ATPase 1 isoform X2 yields MENSHTKAPADCLGFFGVNETTGLTPDQFKKNLAKFGYNELPAEEGKSIWELVIEQFEDLLVRILLLAACISFVLAWFEEGEETVTAFVEPFVILLILIANAVVGVWQERNAESAIEALKEYEPEMGKVYRADRKSVQRIKAREIVPGDIVEVSVGDKVPADIRITSIRSTTLRVDQSILTGESVSVIKHTDPVPDPRAVNQDKKNMLFSGTNIAAGKAIGVAVATGVSTEIGKIRDQMAATEQEKTPLQQKLDEFGEQLSKVISLICVAVWMINIGHFNDPVHGGSWIRGAVYYFKIAVALAVAAIPEGLPAVITTCLALGTRRMAKKNAIVRSLPSVETLGCTSVICSDKTGTLTTNQMCVTKMFVIDKVEGDHVSLEEFNISGSKYTPEGEVTKAGARVNCSIYDGLVELATICALCNDSSLDFNEAKGIYEKVGEATETALCCLVEKMNVFCTDVRNLSKVERANACCAVIKQLMKKEFTLEFSRDRKSMSVYCSPAKSSKAPVGNKMFVKGAPEGVIERCAYVRVGTTRVPLTGPVKDKIMAVIKEWGTGRDTLRCLALATRDTPLKKEEMNLEDSTKFADYEMDLTFVGCVGMLDPPRKEVTGSIELCREAGIRVIMITGDNKGTAVAICRRIGIFGEDEDVTGRAFTGREFDDLSVMEQREAVRLACCFARVEPSHKSKIVEYLQGYDEITAMTGDGVNDAPALKKAEIGIAMGSGTAVAKSASEMVLADDNFSSIVAAVEEGRAIYNNMKQFIRYLISSNVGEVVCIFLTAALGLPEALIPVQLLWVNLVTDGLPATALGFNPPDLDIMGKPPRSPKEPLISGWLFFRYLAIGGYVGAATVGAAAWWFLYCDEGPMITYYQLSHFMQCSPENEDFNGIDCEVFESPEPMTMALSVLVTIEMCNALNSLSENQSLVRMPPWSNGWLLAAMTLSMSLHFMIIYVDPLPMVFKLTHLNVEQWMVVLKLSFPVILIDEVLKFVARNYLEA; encoded by the exons GAAAGAGCATTTGGGAGTTGGTGATCGAGCAGTTTGAAGATCTGCTGGTCAGGATTCTGCTTTTGGCTGCCTGCATCTCATTT GTGCTGGCCTGGTTCGAGGAAGGCGAAGAGACAGTCACCGCCTTCGTGGAGCCGTTTgtcatcctcctcatcctcatcgCAAATGCCGTGGTGGGAGTGTGGCAG GAGCGCAATGCAGAGAGTGCCATTGAAGCCCTGAAGGAGTACGAGCCTGAGATGGGCAAGGTGTACCGTGCCGACAGGAAGAGCGTGCAGAGGATCAAGGCCCGGGAGATCGTACCCGGGGACATCGTGGAGGTGTCCG TTGGTGACAAAGTCCCCGCTGATATCAGAATCACCTCCATCCGTTCCACCACCCTGCGTGTTGATCAGTCCATCCTCACTG GTGAGTCTGTAAGTGTGATCAAGCACACTGACCCTGTTCCTGACCCCAGAGCTGTCAACCAAGACAAAAAGAACATGCTTTTCTCT GGTACCAACATTGCTGCCGGCAAAGCCATCGGCGTCGCCGTGGCCACTGGCGTTTCCACTGAGATTGGCAAAATCCGAGACCAGATGGCTGCCACGGAGCAGGAGAAGACCCCCTTGCAGCAGAAGCTGGATGAGTTCGGCGAGCAGCTGTCCAAGGTCATCTCCCTCATCTGCGTTGCTGTGTGGATGATCAACATCGGCCACTTCAACGACCCGGTCCATGGTGGTTCCTGGATCCGTGGTGCCGTCTACTATTTCAAGATTGCCGTGGCGTTGGCTGTGGCTGCCATTCCTGAGG GTCTGCCTGCCGTCATCACCACCTGTTTGGCTTTGGGCACGCGTCGTATGGCCAAGAAGAATGCCATCGTGCGTAGCCTGCCCTCTGTGGAGACACTGGGCTGTACCTCTGTCATCTGCTCCGACAAGACGGGCACCCTCACCACCAACCAGATGTGTGTAACCAAG ATGTTCGTCATTGACAAGGTAGAGGGCGATCATGTCTCCCTGGAGGAGTTCAACATCTCTGGCTCCAAGTACACACCTGAGGGAGAAGT CACCAAGGCTGGTGCCAGGGTGAACTGTAGCATTTATGATGGACTGGTGGAGCTGGCTACAATCTGTGCACTATGTAATGACTCTTCTCTGGACTTCAACGAG GCCAAGGGCATCTATGAGAAGGTGGGCGAGGCTACAGaaactgccctgtgctgcctggtggAAAAGATGAATGTGTTTTGCACCGACGTGCGTAACCTGTCCAAGGTGGAGAGGGCCAATGCCTGCTGTGCA GTGATCAAGCAACTGATGAAGAAGGAATTCACCCTGGAGTTCTCTCGTGACAGGAAGTCTATGTCTGTCTACTGCTCCCCTGCCAAGTCTTCTAAGGCTCCCGTTGGCAACAAGATGTTTGTGAAG GGTGCCCCTGAGGGTGTGATTGAGAGGTGTGCATATGTCCGCGTGGGCACCACCCGCGTGCCCCTAACTGGCCCAGTGAAGGACAAGATCATGGCCGTCATCAAGGAATGGGGCACTGGGCGTGATACACTGCGCTGTCTGGCCCTAGCTACCCGCGACACCCCCCTCAAGAAGGAGGAGATGAACCTGGAAGACTCAACTAAGTTTGCTGACTATGAG ATGGACCTGACCTTTGTAGGTTGTGTGGGCATGTTAGACCCTCCTCGCAAAGAGGTTACTGGATCCATCGAGCTTTGTAGAGAAGCTGGCATCCGTGTCATCATGATCACCG GCGACAACAAGGGAACGGCCGTGGCTATTTGCCGCCGCATCGGCATCTTCGGCGAGGATGAGGATGTGACAGGCCGCGCTTTCACGGGCCGCGAGTTCGACGACTTGTCGGTGATGGAACAGCGTGAGGCCGTGCGTTTGGCCTGCTGCTTCGCCCGTGTGGAGCCGTCTCACAAGAGCAAGATCGTGGAGTACCTGCAGGGCTACGATGAGATCACGGCCATG ACGGGTGATGGTGTGAATGATGCCCCGGCACTGAAAAAGGCCGAGATTGGCATCGCCATGGGCTCTGGCACGGCCGTTGCCAAGTCCGCATCGGAGATGGTCCTGGCTGACGACAACTTCTCCTCCATCGTGGCTGCCGTTGAGGAAGGCCGTGCCATCTACAACAACATGAAGCAGTTCATCCGTTATCTCATCTCTTCCAACGTGGGAGAGGTTGTTTG CATCTTCCTGACAGCGGCTCTGGGTCTGCCTGAGGCTCTGATCCCCGTGCAGCTGCTGTGGGTGAACCTGGTGACGGATGGCCTTCCCGCCACTGCCCTGGGCTTCAACCCCCCTGACCTGGACATCATGGGCAAGCCCCCACGCTCCCCCAAGGAGCCTCTCATCTCCGGCTGGCTCTTCTTCAGATACCTGGCCATTGGAG GGTATGTGGGTGCTGCCACCGTCGGTGCTGCCGCCTGGTGGTTCCTGTACTGCGATGAAGGTCCCATGATAACCTACTACCAGCTG TCCCACTTTATGCAGTGTTCCCCCGAGAACGAGGATTTCAACGGCATTGACTGTGAGGTGTTTGAATCACCTGAGCCCATGACCATGGCTTTGTCTGTGCTCGTCACCATCGAGATGTGCAACGCCCTAAACAG CTTGTCTGAGAACCAATCCCTGGTGCGTATGCCTCCATGGAGCAATGGCTGGCTGCTTGCTGCCATGACTCTCTCCATGTCCCTGCATTTCATGATCATCTACGTGGACCCCCTGCCC ATGGTCTTCAAGCTGACCCACCTGAACGTGGAACAATGGATGGTGGTACTAAAGTTGTCGTTCCCTGTCATCCTGATTGACGAGGTGCTGAAGTTCGTTGCCCGCAACTACCTGGAAG CCTAA